A genomic region of Micromonospora sp. NBRC 110009 contains the following coding sequences:
- a CDS encoding STAS domain-containing protein, whose translation MEQTWQSETTVSDGTAVVTLFGELDIAAASPLGDVLQGAIALASRVQVDLARVSFIDSTVLSAFVNAHGRATDMGVSLALVKPTGHVRRVLAMTGILPLLAEPDSDG comes from the coding sequence GTGGAACAGACGTGGCAGTCGGAGACGACGGTGAGCGACGGGACCGCCGTCGTGACGCTGTTCGGCGAACTCGACATCGCCGCAGCCAGCCCGCTGGGGGATGTCCTGCAGGGCGCGATCGCCCTAGCGTCCCGCGTCCAGGTCGACCTGGCGCGGGTCAGCTTCATCGACTCCACCGTGCTGAGCGCGTTCGTCAACGCCCACGGCCGTGCCACGGACATGGGCGTCAGCCTCGCCCTGGTCAAGCCCACCGGCCATGTCCGGCGCGTGCTGGCGATGACCGGGATCCTGCCACTGCTCGCCGAGCCCGACTCCGACGGCTAG
- a CDS encoding ATP-binding protein — protein MTLLSESITEVAVTRLRHDVAEAAGAGGLADDGLEDFVLAVHELVTNVVRHGGGSGRLRLLCDAVSLSCQVIDHGPGTGNVPIALPRHGTLGHRGLWLAQQLTDSLVIDSGPHGTTATVTARLPGIQSSGNG, from the coding sequence GTGACTCTATTGTCGGAATCGATCACCGAGGTGGCGGTGACGCGGCTGCGGCACGACGTCGCCGAAGCCGCCGGCGCGGGCGGGCTCGCGGATGACGGGTTGGAGGACTTCGTCTTGGCCGTGCACGAGCTGGTCACCAATGTCGTGCGCCACGGTGGCGGCAGTGGACGGCTCCGCCTACTTTGCGACGCCGTATCCCTGTCCTGTCAGGTCATCGACCATGGTCCCGGAACAGGCAATGTTCCGATCGCGCTGCCGCGCCACGGGACTCTGGGCCACCGGGGCCTGTGGCTGGCCCAGCAGCTCACCGACAGCCTGGTCATCGACAGCGGGCCGCACGGGACGACAGCAACGGTCACCGCCCGCCTCCCCGGCATACAGTCGAGCGGGAACGGATGA
- a CDS encoding glutamine amidotransferase-related protein, whose translation MSLITRFALVGDHLDAGSHAPVTRAITGLTATEGMKIDATWIPTTEVDNTLDGFDGVWLTGSPYETEAGVIAAAGAARRAGIPLLGTCGGLQLAVIEFATQVADMAEEDVLVPLSCSLGGNECVVLATSGSLFERALGATRTREYYHCSYGLNPATAQVLTDHGMRFTGVDDEGIVRVAELPEHPFFLGTLFQPELATGAEPHPIIGAWATAASNRARMRADL comes from the coding sequence ATGAGCCTCATCACTCGGTTCGCCCTCGTTGGCGACCACCTCGACGCCGGATCACACGCGCCAGTCACCCGCGCGATCACTGGGTTGACGGCAACCGAGGGAATGAAGATCGACGCGACATGGATCCCGACGACAGAGGTCGACAACACGCTCGACGGCTTCGACGGGGTCTGGCTCACCGGCAGTCCATACGAGACCGAGGCGGGGGTCATCGCGGCCGCAGGTGCCGCCCGTCGGGCCGGCATCCCCCTCCTGGGAACCTGCGGCGGCCTGCAGTTGGCCGTCATCGAGTTCGCCACGCAGGTAGCCGATATGGCCGAAGAAGACGTCCTGGTCCCACTCTCCTGTTCACTGGGCGGCAACGAGTGCGTTGTCCTCGCAACCAGCGGCTCACTCTTCGAGCGAGCACTGGGCGCGACGCGAACCAGGGAGTACTACCACTGCTCCTACGGCCTCAACCCGGCCACCGCACAAGTGCTGACCGACCATGGGATGCGGTTCACCGGAGTCGACGACGAAGGCATCGTACGAGTCGCCGAACTACCGGAACATCCGTTCTTCCTCGGCACCCTCTTCCAACCAGAACTCGCCACTGGCGCCGAACCTCACCCGATCATTGGGGCGTGGGCCACTGCCGCCAGTAATCGGGCCCGCATGAGGGCAGACCTGTAA
- a CDS encoding TetR/AcrR family transcriptional regulator has translation MSDPAGSTRQARPSAARARILDTADRLFYREGIRAVGVERVVAESKVTRVTFYRHFPTKDDLIATYLTARSEREREALAEARQALAGDPRAVLRAIVDAIVAESRAPGFRGCPYVNASAEYADPDHPVRHAVAQHRTWFTGQIVELMAELGHPEPELAAQQMMMLRDGALTGAYLDDRERMAAALIAAGRAIIAYRED, from the coding sequence ATGAGTGATCCAGCCGGCTCCACGCGCCAGGCCCGACCGTCGGCGGCTCGGGCCCGGATCCTGGACACCGCCGACCGGCTCTTCTATCGGGAGGGCATCCGCGCGGTCGGCGTTGAGCGGGTCGTCGCCGAGTCCAAGGTCACCCGGGTCACCTTCTACCGGCACTTCCCGACCAAGGACGACCTGATCGCCACGTACCTCACCGCCCGCTCGGAGCGGGAGCGGGAGGCGCTGGCCGAGGCCCGTCAAGCGCTGGCTGGCGATCCCCGGGCCGTGCTGCGGGCCATCGTGGACGCCATCGTCGCGGAGAGCCGGGCACCCGGCTTCCGCGGCTGCCCGTACGTCAACGCCTCCGCCGAGTACGCCGACCCCGACCACCCCGTGCGGCACGCCGTCGCCCAGCACCGGACCTGGTTCACCGGGCAGATCGTCGAGCTGATGGCCGAGCTGGGCCACCCGGAGCCGGAGCTGGCCGCCCAGCAGATGATGATGCTCCGCGACGGCGCGCTGACCGGCGCCTACCTCGACGACCGCGAGCGGATGGCCGCCGCGCTGATAGCCGCCGGCCGGGCGATCATCGCCTACCGGGAGGACTGA
- a CDS encoding alpha/beta hydrolase, protein MPASRTPVVFVHGLWLHSTSWQPWVELFREAGYDPIAPEWPDIPDTVAEARAVPERFGGHGVADVTAHFAGIIRKLPTPPVVVGHSFGGLIVQQLLGQGLARAAVAIDPAPAKGVLALPVSALRVASVALRNPANRRRAVALTPAQFRYGFGNALSEAESAELYEKWTIPTPGRPLFEAATANLGPSTATKINTNRAGRGPLLITAGGRDHTVPPAISKGTARLYRKSPAVTDVVTFPDRGHSLTIDHGWREVAQTSLDWLARQSR, encoded by the coding sequence ATGCCCGCCTCCCGCACCCCCGTCGTCTTCGTCCACGGCCTCTGGCTGCACTCGACCAGCTGGCAGCCATGGGTCGAGCTGTTCCGCGAGGCCGGTTACGACCCGATCGCCCCCGAATGGCCGGACATCCCGGACACGGTCGCCGAGGCCCGCGCCGTGCCGGAGCGCTTCGGCGGCCACGGCGTCGCCGACGTCACCGCGCACTTCGCCGGCATCATCCGGAAGTTGCCGACGCCCCCCGTGGTCGTCGGTCACTCCTTCGGCGGCCTGATCGTGCAGCAACTGCTCGGCCAGGGGCTGGCCCGGGCGGCGGTGGCCATCGACCCCGCCCCAGCCAAGGGCGTCCTCGCGCTACCGGTCTCCGCGTTGCGGGTGGCGTCGGTCGCGCTGCGCAACCCGGCCAACCGCCGCCGGGCGGTCGCGCTAACCCCGGCCCAGTTCCGGTACGGCTTCGGCAACGCCCTCAGCGAGGCCGAATCGGCCGAGCTGTACGAGAAGTGGACGATCCCCACCCCCGGTCGACCGCTTTTCGAGGCGGCGACGGCCAACCTCGGCCCGAGCACCGCCACGAAGATCAACACGAACCGCGCCGGGCGTGGACCGTTGCTGATCACGGCCGGCGGCCGCGACCACACCGTCCCGCCGGCGATCAGCAAGGGCACGGCCCGGCTGTACCGGAAGTCCCCGGCGGTCACCGACGTGGTCACCTTCCCGGACCGCGGGCACTCGCTCACCATCGACCACGGCTGGCGCGAGGTCGCGCAGACCAGCCTCGACTGGCTCGCGCGGCAGTCCCGGTGA
- a CDS encoding GNAT family N-acetyltransferase, with the protein MPELIVPAVRLHSAWLEAHAEWGPGLHEDGFGLGPSDEVDSPAGFAAWVARLADHRCTYRWIVEGDHVLGGIALRHGSSDYVRWAGHLGYGIRPSARRRGLATWAMGRMLDEARVLGLDRLLAVCAVDNVASVKAIERCGGVFECIQDTKFGPARRYRIEL; encoded by the coding sequence GTGCCCGAGTTGATCGTACCTGCTGTCCGTCTGCACAGTGCGTGGCTCGAGGCTCATGCAGAGTGGGGTCCGGGGTTGCATGAGGACGGTTTCGGACTGGGCCCGTCCGACGAGGTGGATTCGCCGGCCGGGTTCGCGGCCTGGGTGGCGCGGCTGGCAGATCACCGTTGCACGTATCGATGGATCGTCGAGGGCGATCACGTGCTCGGTGGGATCGCACTGCGGCACGGTAGTAGTGACTACGTGCGGTGGGCCGGCCACCTCGGTTACGGCATCCGACCGTCCGCGCGCCGACGCGGGCTGGCCACCTGGGCGATGGGCCGGATGCTCGACGAGGCGCGAGTGCTCGGCCTGGATCGGCTGTTGGCAGTCTGCGCGGTCGACAATGTCGCCTCGGTGAAAGCGATCGAGCGGTGCGGCGGCGTTTTCGAGTGCATCCAGGACACCAAGTTCGGCCCCGCTCGGCGTTACCGGATCGAGCTTTAA
- a CDS encoding VOC family protein, with protein sequence MTAPTPYLHFPGTAREALTFYGGVFGCEVQLHTFAEFNRTDGPADAIAHGYLIEGPVSLFAADVSGDEPPFRCEGMMLALLGTAAPSTLRKWFSSLSEGGRVVDDLQTRPWGASDGQAIDRYGLHWLIGFEGEEAA encoded by the coding sequence ATGACTGCCCCGACGCCGTATCTACATTTTCCCGGCACCGCTCGCGAAGCCTTGACCTTCTACGGTGGCGTCTTTGGCTGTGAAGTTCAGTTGCACACCTTCGCAGAGTTCAACAGAACCGACGGTCCTGCTGACGCAATTGCCCACGGCTACCTCATCGAGGGGCCGGTCTCGCTCTTTGCCGCCGACGTGTCCGGTGACGAGCCTCCGTTCCGCTGCGAAGGCATGATGCTGGCCCTGCTTGGCACCGCCGCCCCCTCCACCCTGCGCAAGTGGTTCTCCAGCCTCTCCGAAGGTGGCCGGGTCGTGGACGACTTGCAGACGCGGCCCTGGGGCGCATCCGACGGGCAGGCCATCGACCGTTACGGCCTCCACTGGCTCATCGGGTTCGAGGGCGAGGAGGCCGCCTGA
- a CDS encoding IS5 family transposase yields the protein MAERPAYPSDLSDARWALIAPRLDAWRQTRTDAGVGGRKPTYDLREIFNAILYVNRTGIAWRYLPHDFPPWQTVYGYFTAWTGDGIFTQLNYELTGLARAKAGRAAQPSAGVIDTQSVKTSTNAPLASQGIDAGKKIVGRKRGIVTDTLGLLLAVIVTAASVTDNTIGVDLLDQAKAAHPALAKTWVDAGFKNKVIEHGATLGIDVEVVAKDPHIKGFSVVKRRWVVERTLGWIMLHRRLARDYEALPDHSASMIRIAMIDNLTKRVTDETTPTWRDI from the coding sequence ATGGCCGAACGACCTGCCTACCCCTCCGACCTGTCCGACGCCCGTTGGGCGCTGATCGCACCACGACTGGACGCCTGGCGCCAGACGCGCACCGATGCTGGCGTCGGGGGACGCAAACCCACCTACGACCTGCGGGAGATCTTCAACGCGATCCTCTACGTCAACCGCACCGGCATCGCGTGGCGCTATCTGCCGCACGACTTCCCGCCCTGGCAGACCGTCTACGGCTACTTCACCGCCTGGACAGGCGATGGCATCTTCACCCAGCTCAACTACGAGCTCACCGGACTGGCCCGCGCCAAGGCCGGACGCGCCGCTCAGCCGTCGGCCGGTGTGATCGACACCCAGAGCGTGAAGACCTCCACCAACGCGCCGCTGGCCAGCCAGGGCATCGACGCCGGCAAGAAGATCGTCGGACGCAAACGCGGCATCGTCACCGACACCCTCGGTCTGCTCCTCGCCGTCATCGTCACCGCGGCCAGCGTCACCGACAACACCATCGGCGTCGACCTCCTCGATCAGGCCAAAGCCGCGCATCCCGCCCTGGCCAAGACCTGGGTCGACGCCGGCTTCAAAAACAAGGTCATCGAACACGGCGCCACCCTCGGCATCGACGTCGAGGTCGTCGCCAAAGACCCGCACATCAAAGGATTCTCGGTGGTCAAACGCCGATGGGTCGTCGAACGCACCCTCGGCTGGATCATGCTCCACCGCCGTCTGGCCCGTGACTACGAAGCCCTACCCGACCACTCCGCCAGCATGATCCGCATCGCGATGATCGACAACCTCACCAAACGGGTCACCGACGAAACCACCCCAACCTGGCGAGACATCTGA
- a CDS encoding IS5 family transposase, with protein MSSPRRGYPSDLTDAQWALIEGLLPEPSTDGRREKHPRREIVNAILYVVRSGCPWRYLPADLPPWQTVYWYFVRWEDAGVTENLLATLRVKARVQDGRNPEPSAGIIDSQSVKGADTVGQQTRGYDAGKKVNGRKRFIITDTGGLLVTVAVMAASWQDRDGAKTALLGAYLATPIRHVFADQGFAGRLVDWTRDTLKITLEIVRKPVDQRGFAVHPRRWVVERTLAWLTACRRLARDYERHPEISEGIVRWAAIAGMTRRIRGRPARRQAKRTFIWT; from the coding sequence GTGTCGTCGCCTCGTCGTGGTTACCCGTCGGACCTGACCGATGCCCAGTGGGCGTTGATCGAAGGGTTGTTGCCGGAGCCCAGCACGGACGGGCGGCGGGAGAAGCACCCTCGTCGGGAGATCGTCAACGCGATCTTGTACGTGGTCCGCTCGGGGTGTCCGTGGCGGTACCTGCCGGCGGATCTGCCGCCGTGGCAGACGGTGTACTGGTATTTCGTGCGCTGGGAGGACGCCGGTGTGACCGAGAACCTGCTGGCCACGCTGCGGGTCAAGGCGCGGGTGCAGGACGGGCGGAATCCGGAGCCGTCGGCGGGGATCATCGACTCGCAGTCGGTGAAGGGCGCCGACACCGTCGGGCAGCAGACGCGTGGTTACGACGCGGGTAAGAAGGTCAACGGCAGGAAACGGTTCATCATCACCGATACCGGCGGGCTGTTGGTCACCGTGGCGGTGATGGCCGCGTCGTGGCAGGACCGCGACGGCGCGAAGACGGCCCTGCTCGGCGCTTATCTGGCCACCCCGATCCGGCACGTCTTCGCCGACCAGGGCTTCGCGGGCCGTCTCGTCGACTGGACCCGCGACACCTTGAAGATCACGCTGGAGATCGTGCGCAAGCCCGTTGACCAGCGGGGCTTCGCCGTGCACCCGCGCAGGTGGGTTGTGGAGCGGACCCTGGCATGGCTCACCGCCTGCCGCAGGCTGGCCCGCGACTACGAACGCCACCCTGAAATCTCCGAAGGCATCGTCAGGTGGGCCGCCATCGCCGGCATGACCCGCCGCATTCGCGGCCGACCAGCCCGACGGCAGGCAAAGCGCACCTTCATCTGGACCTGA
- a CDS encoding IS5 family transposase yields the protein MAERPAYPSDLSDARWALIAPRLDAWRQTRTDAGVGGRKPTYDLREIFNAILYVNRTGIAWRYLPHDFPPWQTVYGYFTAWTGDGIFTQLNYELTGLARAKAGRAAQPSAGVIDTQSVKTSTNAPLASQGIDAGKKIVGRKRGIVTDTLGLLLAVIVTAASVTDNTIGVDLLDQAKAAHPALAKTWVDAGFKNKVIEHGATLGIDVEVVAKDPHIKGFSVVKRRWVVERTLGWIMLHRRLARDYEALPDHSASMIRIAMIDNLTKRVTDETTPTWRDI from the coding sequence ATGGCCGAACGACCTGCCTACCCCTCCGACCTGTCCGACGCCCGTTGGGCGCTGATCGCACCACGACTGGACGCCTGGCGCCAGACGCGCACCGATGCTGGCGTCGGGGGACGCAAACCCACCTACGACCTGCGGGAGATCTTCAACGCGATCCTCTACGTCAACCGCACCGGCATCGCGTGGCGCTATCTGCCGCACGACTTCCCGCCCTGGCAGACCGTCTACGGCTACTTCACCGCCTGGACAGGCGATGGCATCTTCACCCAGCTCAACTACGAGCTCACCGGACTGGCCCGCGCCAAGGCCGGACGCGCCGCTCAGCCGTCGGCCGGTGTGATCGACACCCAGAGCGTGAAGACCTCCACCAACGCGCCGCTGGCCAGCCAGGGCATCGACGCCGGCAAGAAGATCGTCGGACGCAAACGCGGCATCGTCACCGACACCCTCGGTCTGCTCCTCGCCGTCATCGTCACCGCGGCCAGCGTCACCGACAACACCATCGGCGTCGACCTCCTCGATCAGGCCAAAGCCGCGCATCCCGCCCTGGCCAAGACCTGGGTCGACGCCGGCTTCAAGAACAAGGTCATCGAACACGGCGCCACCCTCGGCATCGACGTCGAGGTCGTCGCCAAAGACCCGCACATCAAAGGATTCTCGGTGGTCAAACGCCGATGGGTCGTCGAACGCACCCTCGGCTGGATCATGCTCCACCGCCGTCTGGCCCGCGACTACGAAGCCCTACCCGACCACTCCGCCAGCATGATCCGCATCGCGATGATCGACAACCTCACCAAACGGGTCACCGACGAAACCACCCCAACCTGGCGAGACATCTGA
- a CDS encoding class I SAM-dependent methyltransferase has protein sequence MLGMSGRALSFGVVAEAYERFRPGYPVELFDMVMTYAGQPVRTALEIGAGTGKATRLFAQRGVTVTATEPDGAMLTELRKHVPAAVKTMQAAFEDLRPGESYGLLYAAAALHWTKPEGRWSRVAALLEPGGVFASFGGPVRLADLAVEEAVRAARAPFLESDEVPSPDGTPPGHDMQWPGTELQRSGWFADVQQSVIERRWTMSARDYVGLLSTISAYLELPTWEQEQVYSRIMQVLPATVEIAADITVHLARRRREQ, from the coding sequence ATGCTCGGCATGTCTGGTCGCGCACTGAGCTTCGGAGTGGTGGCGGAAGCATACGAACGGTTCCGGCCAGGGTATCCCGTGGAGCTTTTCGACATGGTGATGACCTACGCGGGTCAGCCGGTTCGGACCGCCCTCGAGATTGGCGCCGGGACAGGCAAGGCAACCCGTCTGTTCGCTCAGCGCGGGGTCACGGTCACCGCGACCGAGCCTGACGGGGCCATGCTCACCGAGCTGCGTAAGCACGTGCCAGCAGCCGTCAAGACCATGCAAGCCGCGTTCGAGGACTTGCGACCGGGCGAGAGCTACGGGCTGCTCTATGCGGCAGCGGCGCTGCATTGGACGAAACCGGAGGGTCGGTGGTCGCGCGTGGCCGCGCTGCTGGAGCCGGGTGGCGTGTTCGCCTCGTTCGGTGGACCAGTCCGGCTGGCTGACCTGGCTGTGGAGGAAGCTGTGCGCGCGGCCCGGGCACCGTTCTTGGAGAGCGACGAGGTTCCGTCTCCAGATGGGACGCCTCCGGGACATGACATGCAGTGGCCGGGTACGGAGCTCCAACGGTCTGGGTGGTTCGCCGATGTTCAGCAGTCCGTGATCGAGCGGCGCTGGACGATGAGTGCTCGCGACTACGTTGGCCTTCTCTCGACCATCTCGGCTTATCTTGAGTTGCCGACCTGGGAGCAAGAGCAGGTATATAGCCGAATCATGCAGGTCCTGCCTGCGACGGTCGAGATTGCCGCCGACATCACCGTCCATCTCGCGCGTCGGCGCCGTGAGCAGTAG
- a CDS encoding nuclear transport factor 2 family protein, producing MNDDVAEVLGLERSRLRSLVERDMAVAERIHADDYELITPAGQTHTKATYLGDVASKRLEYLDFEPSSSISVRASPDLIVLRYIARIRLSVGVADEVELSAWHTDHYEKRDGTWTVVWSQATEIGA from the coding sequence ATGAACGACGACGTGGCGGAGGTCCTGGGGCTCGAGCGATCTCGCCTTCGATCTCTCGTCGAGCGAGACATGGCCGTAGCCGAACGAATCCACGCTGATGACTACGAGCTCATCACGCCGGCCGGACAAACGCATACGAAGGCGACGTACCTCGGCGACGTGGCGTCCAAGCGCCTCGAGTACCTCGATTTCGAACCCTCTTCGTCAATCTCGGTGCGCGCGTCGCCGGACCTCATCGTCCTCCGCTACATCGCGCGCATCCGGTTGAGTGTCGGAGTTGCCGATGAGGTCGAACTGAGCGCTTGGCACACCGACCACTATGAGAAGCGTGACGGCACGTGGACTGTCGTGTGGTCACAGGCAACCGAGATCGGGGCCTGA
- a CDS encoding DUF6461 domain-containing protein, which translates to MFEQLREVSADFEESMCWTVIRPHQARLTVDDVLRRLRGDPDTMTTYRPVDVGYDDDVVFLEQRGDAVIVVGYSVGSDEEDVLRRLSQDATVHEVFWLINNFNRLYYAVDGVLVTELDVLCPQDRWGADPDALTDHLDALRDLRDRERGPFPDWETAMATVESLTGLGLDAGWFDRPQLFAKINRR; encoded by the coding sequence ATGTTCGAGCAGCTCAGGGAAGTTTCGGCGGATTTCGAGGAGTCCATGTGTTGGACGGTGATCCGCCCTCACCAGGCGCGGTTGACAGTGGACGACGTGCTACGCCGGTTGCGCGGTGACCCGGACACAATGACGACGTACCGGCCGGTTGATGTCGGATACGACGACGACGTGGTCTTCCTCGAACAGCGCGGCGACGCGGTCATCGTCGTGGGGTACAGCGTCGGCAGCGATGAGGAGGACGTGCTGCGGCGGCTCAGCCAGGACGCCACCGTTCATGAGGTGTTCTGGCTGATTAACAACTTCAACAGGCTTTACTACGCCGTTGACGGTGTGTTGGTCACCGAGCTGGACGTGCTGTGCCCGCAGGACCGATGGGGTGCCGACCCGGACGCCTTGACCGACCACCTCGACGCGTTGCGCGATCTCCGCGATCGTGAGCGAGGTCCGTTCCCCGACTGGGAGACCGCCATGGCGACCGTGGAGTCCTTGACCGGCCTGGGACTCGATGCTGGCTGGTTTGACCGTCCCCAGTTGTTTGCGAAGATCAACCGCCGTTAG